Within the Solwaraspora sp. WMMA2056 genome, the region GTCCACCGTCGCCCGTGCGCTGGAGAACGTCGGCTACTACGTGGTGGACAACCTGCCACAGGCTCTGCTGCTGGACATGGCCGAGCTGGCGATGCGCGCCGGTGGCGCGGCCCGGCGGACCGCCATGGTGCTCGACGTGCGCAGCCGGGCGTTCTCCACCGACCTCGCCGGGGCGATCCGGGCCCTGAAGGAGCGCGGCTACCAGCCCCGGGTGGTCTTCGTCGACGCAGCCGCCGACGTGCTGATCCGCCGGTTCGAAAGCGTCCGGCGGTCCCATCCGTTGCAGGGCGACGGGCGGCTGGCCGACGGGATCGCCGCCGAGCGGGAGCTGCTCGCCGAGGCACGCGACCAGGCCGACGTGATCATCGACACCTCGCACCTCAACGAGAACCAGCTGCGCCGGCGGGTCGAGGAGCTGTTCGCCGGCGAGGACGCCCGCCGGCTGCGGGTCACCGTGCTGTCCTTCGGGTTCAAGTACGGCCTGCCGCCGGACGCCGACTTCGTCATCGACGCGCGGTTCCTGCCCAACCCGTACTGGGTGCCGGAGCTGCGCGAGTACACCGGCCGGGAGGCCTCGGTCAGCGGGTACGTGCTCAGCCAGGCCGGTGCCGACGACTTCGTCCGCAACTACGCCGAGCTGATCAACGCCACCACCGCCGGGTTCGAACGCGAGGGCAAGCGGTACCTGACCGTCGCCGTCGGCTGCACCGGCGGCAAGCACCGCAGCGTGGCGATCGCCGAGGAACTCGCCGTACGGCTGCGTCAGGCCCGGCTGTCGGTCAACGCGCAACACCGCGACCTGGGGCGCGAGTGACCGCACTGCGGGTGGTGGCCTTCGGCGGCGGGCACGGGCTGGCCGCCTCGCTGCGTGGCCTGCGGCACGCCGCCGCCGGCCTGGACCTGGCCGTGACCGCTGTGGTGACCGTCGGTGACGACGGCGGATCCAGTGGCCGGCTCCGGGCCGACCGGGGGGCCCTGCCCCCCGGCGACCTGCGGCAGGCGCTGGCCGCCCTGGCGGGGCCGGACCCCGCCGAACAGTTGACCGCCGAGCTGTTCCAGCACCGGTTCGTGCCGGTGCCGGGCGAGTTCGTGCCGGTGCCGGGCGAGGCGCCGGGTGAGCGCGTCGATCCGCTCACCGGGCACGCCGTCGGCAACCTGGTGCTCTGCGGCCTGATGGAGCTGCTCGGCGACCCGGTTGCGGCCCTCGACCACGTCGGCCGGCTGCTCGGTGCCACCGGGCGGGTGCTGCCGATGTCCTGCGACCCGGTGGCGATCGAGGCCGACGTGCGCGGCGGTGATCCCCGCCGACCCACCGAGGTGGTCACCGTCCGGGGCCAGCACGCGGTGGCGGTGACCCGGGGCCGGGTGGAATCGGTGCGGCTGCTGCCCAAGACGCCGACCGCCTGCCGGCCGGCGATCGCGGCGGTCGAGGCCGCCGACTGGCTGATCTTCGGTCCGGGCAGCTGGTACACCAGCGTCATTCCGCACCTGCTGGTGCCGGATCTGGCGGCGGCGATCGTGGCCAGCCCGGCCCGTCGCCTGGTCACCCTGAACCTGGCCGCCGAGAAGGAGACCCTCGGGTTGTCGGTCGCCGACCACCTGGCGGCGCTCAGCTGGTACCTGCCACAGCTGCGGGTCGACACCGTCCTCGCCGACGGCGTGGCGGTGGGCGATCCCGACCCGGTGGCCCGTGCGGCAGAATCGCTGGGTGCGCGTTTGACGCTCGCCCCGCTGGCGGTCGCCGACGGCAGCCCCCGGCACGATCCGGTCGCGTTGGGTGCCGCCCTGGTGCCTGTCCTGGGCTCCGCTCGTTAAGCACGTACGTATCGGTACCCGCCGTCAACCCGGCCCCCGTGAGGTGAATGACTATGGCGATGACCGCTGCCGTCAAGGACGAGCTCAGCCGGGTCGACGTACCCAAGCCGTGTTGCCGCCGCGCCGAGATGGCGGCGCTGCTGCGGTTCTCCGGCGGGCTGCACATCGTCGCCGGCCGGGTCGTCGTCGAAGCCGAGCTGGACACCAACTCCGTCGCCCGCCGGCTGCGGCGCGAGGTGGCCGACGTGTACGGCTACCCGAGTGAGATCCACGTCCTGAGCCCCAGTGGGCTGCGCAAGGGCAACCACTACATCATCCGGGTGGTCAAGGACGGTGAGGCGTTGGCCCGCCAGACCGGGCTGCTCGACGTGCGGGGCCGCCCGGTCCGTGGCCTGCCGCCGCACCTGGTCTCGGCCAACGTCTGCTGTGCGGTGTCGGCCTGGCGGGGGGCGTTCATGTCGCACGGCTCGCTGACCGAGCCGGGCCGCTCCAGCGCCTTGGAGATCACCTGCCCGGGTCCGGAGTCGGCGTTGGCGCTGGTCGGCGCGGCCCGCC harbors:
- the rapZ gene encoding RNase adapter RapZ codes for the protein MHDGEPAAPGAEQNEARLVVVTGVSGGGRSTVARALENVGYYVVDNLPQALLLDMAELAMRAGGAARRTAMVLDVRSRAFSTDLAGAIRALKERGYQPRVVFVDAAADVLIRRFESVRRSHPLQGDGRLADGIAAERELLAEARDQADVIIDTSHLNENQLRRRVEELFAGEDARRLRVTVLSFGFKYGLPPDADFVIDARFLPNPYWVPELREYTGREASVSGYVLSQAGADDFVRNYAELINATTAGFEREGKRYLTVAVGCTGGKHRSVAIAEELAVRLRQARLSVNAQHRDLGRE
- the yvcK gene encoding uridine diphosphate-N-acetylglucosamine-binding protein YvcK, translating into MTALRVVAFGGGHGLAASLRGLRHAAAGLDLAVTAVVTVGDDGGSSGRLRADRGALPPGDLRQALAALAGPDPAEQLTAELFQHRFVPVPGEFVPVPGEAPGERVDPLTGHAVGNLVLCGLMELLGDPVAALDHVGRLLGATGRVLPMSCDPVAIEADVRGGDPRRPTEVVTVRGQHAVAVTRGRVESVRLLPKTPTACRPAIAAVEAADWLIFGPGSWYTSVIPHLLVPDLAAAIVASPARRLVTLNLAAEKETLGLSVADHLAALSWYLPQLRVDTVLADGVAVGDPDPVARAAESLGARLTLAPLAVADGSPRHDPVALGAALVPVLGSAR
- the whiA gene encoding DNA-binding protein WhiA; its protein translation is MAMTAAVKDELSRVDVPKPCCRRAEMAALLRFSGGLHIVAGRVVVEAELDTNSVARRLRREVADVYGYPSEIHVLSPSGLRKGNHYIIRVVKDGEALARQTGLLDVRGRPVRGLPPHLVSANVCCAVSAWRGAFMSHGSLTEPGRSSALEITCPGPESALALVGAARRLGITAKAREVRGVDRVVVKDGDAIAALLTRVGAHASVLAWEERRVRREVRATANRLANFDDANLRRSARAAVAAAARVTRALEILADDAPRHLTSAGRLRLEHRQASLEELGALADPPLTKDAIAGRIRRLLALADKRARDLGIPDTEDAVTAEMLVG